The proteins below are encoded in one region of Syntrophotalea carbinolica DSM 2380:
- a CDS encoding efflux RND transporter permease subunit — protein sequence MNITRAALDKTRITYVALAVVALAGLFFFKSLPRDEDPGFVVRTAQVLTYFPGASPERVEQLVTDKLEKIIQEIPEIDYIDSESKPGVSVIFVNILERYKNMRPIWDNLRRKVARATGELPEEVVGPFVNDEFGDIFGTLIAITGKDFSYAELKTIADDCRNELLLSEDIAKVDIQGVQQERIFVEYNNARLAELGLSPLQLKSILEARNIIIPGGEIFTDKEQIVLEPTGNFDSVEDLKRTVINVPGGQDVVFLEDLVAIHRGYIDPPKAKVHYAGQPALTLAIHLREGGDILKLGEEVQQALVRFQQAYPIGVNFDLVAFQPKHVERKVNEFVNNLLQAMLIVLVMMLVFLGLRTGLVVAGLIPMAMIMSLMVMGFLNIGIDQMSLASLIIALGMLVDNAIVMSESIMVQMAEGKPARQAAIDSAQELKIPLLTSSLTTAVAFLPIFLAKSSTGEYTAPLFKVVTITLLCSWLLSLTMTPLLCTHFLHPESKAGSVNFQSRFYRSYRRVLLGLLRHPWMSIAAIVVVFIAAMAAMQLVPKSFFPANEKAIFYAELRLPMGTPLKRTEAVVQQIEDFMRTELVRKADGEGITDWVAFIGEGAPRFMLPYKPEPPSPEYAYVLINGTSRRHNLEVSLPRLEAFCQSHFPDLTPRIRPLNLGPPIDNPVEIRLSGKDSDKLFAIADEVKKHLAGMSGIVNIGDDWGARTKKLVVRVNQPRALRAGLTSRDVAVSLQTILSGITTTEYREQDEVIPVTLRSTAADRQDFGKLETHNIYVQRTGQSVPLKQVADIEIAWQPAKILRRDRRRTVTVEAGMDQTGNPIAIARKMDSWLQKAQQKWPFGYKYEMGGELETSGKANESIAVNLPLTGLIVVLLLVGQFNSLRRPLIILLTIPLGMIGVTVGLLLTGSYFGFMTLLGVISLAGIVINNAIVLIDRIQIEIEQNGLPPAEAILESGMRRLRPILLTTGTTVGGLLPLWLGGGPLWETMAIAIIFGLLFATVLTLGVVPLLYSLFFRVSFKDVQG from the coding sequence ATGAATATCACCCGGGCGGCTCTCGATAAAACCCGCATCACCTACGTGGCGTTGGCGGTTGTGGCGCTGGCGGGGCTGTTTTTCTTCAAATCCCTGCCCCGCGACGAAGATCCCGGTTTCGTGGTGCGCACCGCCCAGGTGCTGACCTATTTTCCCGGTGCCAGCCCCGAGCGGGTTGAGCAACTGGTCACCGACAAACTGGAAAAGATCATCCAGGAGATTCCGGAAATCGATTACATCGACAGCGAATCGAAACCCGGTGTCTCGGTTATTTTCGTCAACATCCTCGAGCGCTACAAAAATATGCGGCCCATCTGGGACAATTTGCGCCGCAAGGTGGCGCGCGCTACCGGCGAACTGCCCGAGGAGGTGGTGGGACCCTTCGTCAATGACGAGTTCGGGGATATTTTCGGCACTCTCATCGCGATTACCGGCAAGGATTTCAGCTATGCCGAGCTTAAAACCATTGCCGATGACTGCCGCAACGAGTTGTTGCTCAGCGAGGATATCGCCAAGGTCGACATCCAGGGGGTGCAGCAAGAGCGTATCTTTGTGGAATACAACAATGCCCGTCTGGCCGAACTGGGACTGTCGCCCCTGCAGCTTAAAAGTATCCTCGAGGCACGCAATATCATCATCCCCGGCGGCGAGATTTTCACCGATAAAGAGCAGATCGTGCTGGAACCGACCGGCAATTTCGATTCGGTCGAAGACCTCAAGCGCACCGTGATCAATGTTCCCGGCGGTCAGGATGTGGTGTTCCTGGAGGACCTTGTGGCGATTCACCGCGGCTACATCGATCCGCCCAAAGCCAAGGTGCATTACGCCGGCCAACCGGCCTTGACGCTGGCCATACATCTGCGCGAGGGAGGGGATATCCTCAAGCTCGGCGAGGAAGTTCAGCAGGCCCTGGTCCGTTTCCAGCAGGCCTACCCCATCGGTGTCAATTTCGACCTGGTGGCGTTCCAGCCGAAACACGTGGAGCGCAAGGTCAACGAGTTCGTCAACAACCTGCTGCAGGCGATGCTCATCGTGCTGGTGATGATGCTGGTGTTTCTTGGCCTGCGCACCGGCCTGGTGGTGGCCGGTCTGATACCGATGGCGATGATCATGTCGCTGATGGTGATGGGCTTTTTAAATATCGGTATCGACCAGATGTCGCTGGCTTCACTGATCATCGCTCTGGGCATGCTGGTCGATAATGCCATTGTCATGAGCGAATCGATCATGGTGCAGATGGCCGAGGGCAAACCGGCCCGGCAGGCCGCCATCGATTCCGCCCAGGAACTGAAAATTCCGCTGCTGACCTCGTCACTGACCACCGCCGTCGCGTTTTTGCCGATCTTTCTGGCCAAATCGTCCACCGGCGAATATACCGCGCCGCTGTTCAAGGTGGTCACCATTACCCTGCTCTGCTCCTGGCTGCTGTCGCTGACCATGACGCCGCTGCTGTGCACCCATTTTCTGCACCCCGAAAGCAAGGCCGGATCGGTTAATTTTCAATCCCGCTTTTACCGCAGCTACCGCCGGGTGCTGCTGGGCTTGCTGCGCCACCCCTGGATGAGCATTGCCGCCATCGTGGTGGTGTTTATCGCCGCCATGGCCGCCATGCAACTGGTGCCCAAATCGTTTTTCCCGGCCAACGAGAAGGCTATTTTCTACGCGGAATTACGCCTGCCCATGGGCACCCCGCTCAAACGTACCGAGGCGGTGGTGCAGCAGATTGAGGATTTCATGCGCACCGAACTGGTGCGTAAGGCGGACGGTGAAGGCATCACCGACTGGGTCGCCTTCATCGGTGAAGGGGCGCCGCGCTTCATGCTCCCCTACAAGCCGGAGCCGCCCAGCCCGGAGTACGCCTACGTGCTGATCAACGGCACCTCGCGGCGGCACAATCTCGAGGTCTCCCTGCCGCGGCTGGAAGCTTTTTGCCAAAGCCATTTCCCCGATCTGACGCCGCGCATCAGGCCCCTCAACCTCGGTCCGCCCATCGACAATCCGGTGGAGATTCGCCTGTCCGGTAAAGACAGCGATAAGCTTTTCGCCATCGCCGACGAGGTAAAGAAGCATCTCGCCGGCATGTCCGGCATCGTCAATATCGGCGACGACTGGGGCGCCCGCACCAAAAAACTGGTGGTGCGCGTCAATCAGCCCCGTGCCTTGCGGGCCGGCCTCACCAGTCGTGACGTAGCGGTGTCGTTGCAGACCATTCTCAGCGGTATCACCACCACCGAATACCGCGAGCAGGATGAAGTTATTCCGGTTACGCTGCGCTCCACAGCTGCCGACCGGCAGGATTTCGGCAAGCTCGAAACCCACAATATTTATGTTCAGCGCACCGGCCAGTCGGTGCCTTTGAAGCAGGTAGCCGATATCGAAATCGCCTGGCAGCCGGCCAAAATCCTGCGTCGCGACCGTCGGCGCACGGTTACTGTCGAGGCGGGTATGGATCAGACCGGCAACCCCATTGCCATTGCCCGGAAGATGGATAGCTGGCTGCAAAAAGCCCAGCAAAAGTGGCCATTCGGATACAAGTACGAAATGGGGGGGGAATTGGAGACCTCCGGTAAGGCCAACGAGTCGATCGCTGTCAACCTGCCCCTCACCGGTCTGATCGTGGTGTTGCTGCTGGTGGGACAGTTCAATTCTCTGCGCCGCCCCCTGATTATCCTGCTGACCATTCCTCTGGGCATGATCGGCGTCACCGTCGGTCTACTGCTGACCGGCAGTTATTTCGGCTTCATGACGCTGCTGGGTGTGATCTCCCTGGCGGGGATCGTCATAAACAACGCCATTGTGCTGATTGACCGTATCCAGATCGAAATCGAGCAAAACGGTCTGCCGCCGGCCGAGGCCATCCTCGAATCGGGCATGCGCCGCCTGCGCCCGATTCTGCTGACCACCGGCACCACCGTCGGTGGCCTGCTGCCGTTATGGCTTGGCGGCGGCCCGCTGTGGGAGACGATGGCTATCGCCATCATTTTCGGCCTGCTGTTTGCCACTGTGCTGACCCTCGGCGTGGTGCCACTGCTTTACAGCTTGTTTTTCAGGGTGAGTTTCAAGGATGTTCAGGGATAG
- a CDS encoding efflux RND transporter periplasmic adaptor subunit, producing MPVRFFAVLFLMLFLPACRDDGPPQAPPLRPVRSQVVQADSGHTERAFSGIAKAGQESRLSFRIPGAIEQVSVQVGDKVNAGQLIARLDATDYALQRQEAEAALAKARAQARNAEANYARVRALYENRNASRNDLDAARAGSESANAAVKASRTRLELALSQIRYTRLTAPTAGAIASVPVEAGENVGAGQVVAVLTAGAMPEVSVAVPESLIADIEQGGEVTVRFDALPQRSFVGRVTEVGVAATTYATTYPVTVRLARDNSAIRPGMAAEVTFRFRQAGEQGRRFVVPAEAVGEDREGRFVFILEPGPAGQGQVRRQPVRPGELTADGLEILAGLHNGDRIVTAGVALIHDGQTVKLLEEKEQAP from the coding sequence ATGCCCGTACGATTTTTTGCTGTTTTGTTCCTGATGCTGTTTCTTCCGGCCTGTCGCGACGACGGTCCCCCCCAGGCGCCGCCTTTGCGCCCGGTGCGTTCCCAGGTGGTGCAGGCCGATAGCGGGCACACCGAACGCGCTTTTTCCGGTATCGCCAAGGCCGGTCAGGAATCCCGGCTGTCGTTTCGGATTCCCGGCGCTATCGAACAGGTCTCCGTGCAGGTCGGCGACAAGGTGAACGCCGGACAGCTCATTGCGCGGCTCGATGCCACCGATTACGCGCTGCAAAGACAGGAGGCCGAGGCGGCCCTGGCCAAAGCCAGAGCCCAGGCACGTAATGCCGAGGCCAACTATGCCCGCGTGCGTGCCTTATACGAAAATCGCAACGCCTCGCGCAACGATCTGGATGCGGCCCGCGCCGGCAGCGAATCGGCGAATGCCGCCGTAAAGGCCAGCCGGACCCGACTGGAATTAGCTCTGTCGCAAATACGCTATACCCGCCTGACCGCACCGACCGCCGGCGCCATTGCCAGCGTACCGGTCGAAGCCGGAGAAAATGTGGGGGCCGGCCAGGTGGTGGCGGTACTCACCGCCGGTGCCATGCCGGAAGTCAGCGTCGCCGTCCCCGAAAGTCTCATCGCCGACATCGAACAGGGCGGCGAGGTTACGGTGCGGTTCGATGCGTTGCCGCAACGAAGCTTTGTCGGCCGGGTCACCGAGGTTGGGGTGGCCGCCACCACCTACGCAACAACCTATCCGGTGACGGTACGTCTGGCACGCGACAACAGCGCCATCCGTCCGGGTATGGCTGCGGAGGTAACCTTTCGCTTCCGTCAGGCTGGGGAGCAGGGTCGCCGTTTTGTGGTCCCCGCCGAAGCTGTGGGGGAGGATCGCGAAGGCCGGTTCGTATTTATTCTTGAGCCCGGTCCGGCGGGCCAGGGCCAGGTTCGCAGGCAGCCGGTACGCCCGGGCGAATTGACTGCTGACGGGCTGGAGATACTTGCGGGACTGCACAATGGCGATCGTATTGTCACGGCAGGCGTAGCTCTCATCCACGATGGCCAGACGGTCAAACTGCTGGAGGAAAAGGAGCAGGCTCCATGA
- a CDS encoding TolC family protein produces the protein MAKYGSYPFNTSIRCRFFGLLCGLLILLPVPFAAASPPVRIGVVMDGPWEGNAGILRLFHEEINDLLGHEFSIQFPERANLTADWTPLAVHRCIDRLLSDPQVDIVLAIGMLAGQDLARRGPLPKPGLALLTTDRSAQRLPASNGSSGVHNFTYIAPATSLLRDLQLFQELVPFRHLTILSYRPYHEAIPEIAQTLEKKLAADGIELTVIPLEGRVAPALAALPVTTDAVYITPLLLSAPEFRKLVGTLIERKLPSYSYLGYEEVQQGVLAGSAPATDFSRLARRTALNLQRILLGEDAADLPATINRDERLTVNMATARAIGFSPTWDALIEAEQLYAEPRGAARRWSLESVVREAVAVNLDLAAADRKVAAGLEDIRKARANLLPQLGLSATGLMIDDDRAAASFGTQAERSLSASLELQQSLYSEPAWANFEIQRHQQAGRQEEWRQLRLDVIQEAASGYLNVLRAKTLQTVQKNNLRVTRSNLDLARMRREVGFSSPAEVYRWENQLARDRRALIDADVARTQTEIALNRTLHRPLEEAFATADQGLDDPVLIASDPRLFAQLATPAAFARFRDFMVEQGLRSSPEIKRLDAAIAAQQRARTAARRAFWVPDLSLQAGVTQLLGEDGEGVDSPFNRFKGLLPVDIPEADDTSWHVGLKLSLPLFAGGSRWAELVQAERQIDRLELERKALSARLEQRIRSALQDSRASHAGIRLSREGAQAAAKNLELVTDAYSRGVVSILELLDAQNASLIAEQSAANAVYDFLLDLMAVQRSLGQFDFFLSAGQREQWFQRLELFLQSSPAEYDRIPATE, from the coding sequence ATGGCGAAGTATGGCTCCTACCCTTTCAACACCTCGATCCGTTGCCGATTTTTCGGCTTGCTATGCGGTCTGTTGATTCTGCTGCCCGTCCCTTTTGCCGCCGCCTCGCCGCCGGTACGCATCGGGGTGGTTATGGATGGCCCCTGGGAGGGTAACGCCGGGATCCTGCGTTTGTTTCACGAAGAAATTAATGATCTGCTGGGGCATGAGTTCTCGATTCAGTTCCCCGAACGGGCAAACCTGACCGCGGACTGGACGCCGCTCGCTGTTCATCGCTGTATCGATCGATTATTGAGCGATCCCCAGGTGGATATCGTGCTTGCCATCGGTATGCTGGCAGGGCAGGACCTGGCGCGTCGCGGCCCGCTGCCGAAACCGGGGCTGGCTCTCTTGACGACGGATCGATCGGCCCAACGGTTGCCGGCCAGCAACGGCAGCAGCGGAGTGCACAATTTCACCTACATCGCACCGGCAACCTCTCTGTTGCGCGACCTGCAGCTTTTCCAGGAACTGGTTCCGTTTCGCCATCTGACCATCCTCAGCTATCGTCCCTATCACGAAGCAATTCCCGAAATAGCCCAAACGCTGGAAAAAAAACTTGCCGCAGACGGTATCGAGCTGACGGTGATCCCCCTGGAGGGTCGCGTTGCACCCGCCCTGGCGGCGCTGCCGGTCACTACGGACGCCGTCTATATCACACCTTTGCTGCTCTCCGCCCCTGAGTTTCGGAAGCTGGTCGGGACGCTCATCGAGCGCAAACTGCCAAGCTACTCCTATCTGGGATATGAAGAGGTCCAGCAAGGGGTGCTGGCAGGCAGCGCACCGGCGACCGACTTTTCCCGTCTGGCGCGCCGCACGGCCCTTAACCTCCAGCGTATCCTGCTGGGCGAAGATGCCGCCGATCTTCCGGCGACCATCAACAGGGACGAACGATTGACCGTCAACATGGCAACGGCCCGGGCTATCGGGTTCTCACCGACGTGGGATGCGTTGATCGAGGCCGAGCAACTCTATGCCGAACCGAGGGGCGCAGCGCGACGCTGGTCTCTGGAGTCGGTGGTCAGGGAAGCCGTTGCGGTAAACCTGGATCTGGCCGCGGCCGATCGCAAGGTAGCCGCCGGCCTGGAGGATATCCGCAAGGCCCGCGCCAATCTGCTGCCGCAGCTGGGTCTGTCGGCCACCGGCCTGATGATTGATGACGACCGTGCCGCAGCCAGTTTCGGCACTCAGGCCGAACGCAGTTTGAGCGCATCTTTGGAATTGCAACAATCGCTTTACTCGGAACCGGCCTGGGCCAATTTCGAGATTCAGCGGCATCAACAGGCAGGCCGCCAGGAGGAGTGGCGGCAACTGCGCCTGGATGTCATTCAGGAAGCCGCTAGCGGCTACCTCAATGTGTTGCGCGCCAAGACCCTGCAAACGGTTCAAAAAAACAACCTGCGGGTGACGCGCTCCAATCTCGACCTGGCGCGCATGCGACGGGAAGTCGGCTTCTCCAGTCCGGCCGAAGTCTACCGGTGGGAAAATCAACTGGCCCGCGACCGTCGTGCCCTGATCGACGCTGACGTTGCCCGGACTCAAACCGAAATCGCTCTGAACCGCACGCTGCACCGCCCCCTGGAAGAGGCCTTTGCCACGGCGGATCAGGGGTTGGACGATCCGGTCCTGATTGCCAGCGACCCGCGCCTGTTCGCGCAGTTGGCTACCCCCGCGGCGTTTGCCCGCTTCCGTGACTTTATGGTCGAACAGGGCCTCCGCTCATCGCCGGAAATAAAGCGTCTGGACGCCGCCATTGCCGCCCAACAACGGGCCAGAACCGCGGCCCGTCGTGCCTTCTGGGTACCCGATCTGTCCTTGCAGGCAGGTGTCACCCAACTGCTTGGCGAAGACGGCGAGGGGGTCGACTCACCTTTTAACCGGTTCAAAGGCCTGCTTCCCGTCGATATTCCGGAAGCCGATGATACCAGCTGGCATGTCGGCCTCAAACTTTCCCTGCCGCTGTTTGCCGGGGGATCCCGCTGGGCCGAATTGGTCCAGGCCGAACGTCAGATCGACCGGCTTGAATTGGAACGCAAAGCGCTCTCCGCACGCCTGGAACAGCGCATCCGTTCCGCACTGCAGGACAGTCGCGCATCCCATGCCGGGATCCGCCTGTCCCGTGAAGGGGCGCAAGCCGCGGCCAAAAACCTGGAATTGGTCACCGATGCCTATTCCCGCGGAGTCGTTTCCATCCTCGAATTGCTCGATGCCCAGAACGCTTCGCTGATCGCCGAACAATCCGCGGCTAACGCGGTTTATGATTTTCTTCTCGATTTGATGGCTGTGCAAAGGTCCCTGGGGCAGTTCGATTTTTTCCTCAGTGCCGGCCAGCGCGAACAGTGGTTTCAACGCCTTGAGCTTTTTCTGCAATCCTCGCCAGCGGAATATGACCGGATTCCCGCCACGGAGTAG